The sequence GTCACTTCGTTCTTGGTGACAGTGATTCCAGCCTTACCTGTAAGCATGTTGTCGAAAATGGTTTCACGATCGCGACAGACCTGGCCGGTGCGGTAGGTCAACGCAAGGATGTGCCCTTCTGGGCCCATTGCTCCAAGTAGTGCCTTGGTTGCAGGACCAGCGAATGGAGCACCATTGCCAGTTGTCATAACGACGCCCTTACCTAAGCCACCACCCCAGGTTGCAACCGGGATGTTCTTAGCACGAGCGGCTGCAAGGCCAGCGCCCAATGATGAAGTTGGGAATACGAGATCGAAAATCATTCCGGCTTTTCTGCTGGCGAAGTTTCTGATCGCAGCATTAGCAGTGGCGGCATTACCTTGCGCATCCACTACCTGAACGGTCCAACCAGCGGCCTTGGCGGCTGCGGTTGCGCCCTTGATTACACGAGCGTTATTTGAATCCGTCGCAGTAATCGAAACAATACCGAGCAATTTCTTTGGAGCTGCTGACGCACTGCTTACTCCCGCGAACAGGAGCGCCGCTGCCGTAGCAACTACGATGTACTTTCTTGTTCGTAACATGGATTTCCTTTTCAATCTGTAGAAGTTGCGTGGGATTTGGTAGCGCCTTGGGGGGCGCCTTTTACGAGAGTCATCTCCATATTGAGATCTCTATACGAAGCAGTCCTCAATAAGCGACTCCTGAAGCAAGCAGCACGTTCCCGTATGCATGGAAATCACCGGTACGTACAATCCCCCGAGCCTCAAGTGCGAGTTTTTTGAACTCGAGATGAGGGACTGGGAAACTTTTGGCGCGCGGGAAGATCTTTTGGATCTCGGCCGAACGGCTATCTGGACTAGGCAAAACTTCATTGGCAAAGTAGAACTGCTCCACTTCAAGTTCAAGTGCCAGCATGTTGAGAACCTCTAGAACGGTGGGCATATTGGCCCCCATTGTCAGATCAATGCACGGCACACCTTTGGGAATTGGAAAACCAGCATCAGTGACCACCAGTCGGTCGTAATGTCCCATCGCCGCCACCAGGGCTGCGATGTCGCGATTGAGAATCCCGGTCTTTTTCATGCGTTTTCCTTTTCGTCTAGAGGCCGGCGGCTAGCAGTGCCCGCGGCAAGGTGAAGTTCAGCGATGGATAAATCTGATGCGGATTTCCACGATGGATGCCGCTCAAAAGTCTCGTTCTCATGCACGATGACAAGTCGGTCAGTGCTTCCTGTAATGGAGATCATCTCGTCAATAGTGACCAGGTTGTTCCACGCGCCGCCGCCGCCAAATCCGACGGCAATGTACTCACCGCTCTTATTTATTCCTTCGGCGTTCTGGTAGCTATAAAGATTGTCGCCCGCCAAAACCCAGTTCTCCTTGGGCGTTGAAACGACGACGTATTGAGAGCCATCTGAATGCGTATCAAATGCGGGTCGTAAATCGAGCCCGGGCAGCAGATCCTCTACAACGCCCTCAACGAGTGTGAGCTGACCTTTCTCTTTTAGTTCCAGCAAGTACATGACATCGGCAGGATCCAGCGCCCCCGTGAGTTGGCCAAATTTCGGGCCCTTGGCCATCGCCCACTGCCAGTGCTCAATCTCCCTGCGCTGCAAGTAGACGTGCGCATTAGGAAACTTGGAAAGATTGCCTACATGGTCATAGTGTGCGTGCGTCAAAATGACAGTATCGATTTCCTCTGGCTTCACACCGACGCTTGCCAGCACAACGTCAGCATCGCGCCAATTCACCACGTCATAGCGTGCTCCTAAGTCGCCGCCGTATGTCGCCTCGTCGTAGCCAACATCAACCAGAACTTTGTGGCCGTGGCCCTCTAAATAAACATATGAGTAGGGGAATTGCCTCACACCTTCATTCCAGTGACCAAAGAGAATGCACCCGACCGGTTGCGTCATGCAGCGGGCGTACTCCAACATCCAAATCGACCAATCGCTCATGACGCTCCCCTTAAGAATCGTGGTCGGCCTTCAGGAGCGAATTCGTAGAACCACATCAGTGCACAGGAATTACGGAAAGCACGATAGGCAAGGCGCAACGCCTTCGCAGACTCACCATCAATTCCAAAATTTGCTATCGCATTGGCTTGATCGCCTAAAAACTTTATATCTCGAACAATTTGACCGATAAGGCCGTCCTTCGCTGCGCTCTCGTATCGAGTCGCGATCTGCTCTGCTGCTTCATTACAAATGGCGGCCAATTCGTAAGCCAGCGCGACCACGCCCTTTGGCGAATCGCCCTGCAATCCTGCGGCACCGATGCGAATCACCAGTCGCTTAGTGCGCTTCATCGTTGGCAGAAGATCGTGGGCCAGTTGATTCAACTCAGCGTTCAATCCCGGCACGAGATTCCACACCTCTTCGTGACTGTGCTCTGCCACCATTAACTGATCAACTCCGCCGTTGTTTTTCATTCTGCGACCTTCTCTAACGAAAGCTCGCGCATAAAACTTTCCACTTCAGCGGCAGCAGGAGCAGCCAGTGCGGCTCCGCGTCGAGTGACAGAAAGACTGGCCGCATGCACTGCCTGACGAGCGGCGTCGAAAAGATTCTCACCATAAGAAAGTCGTGCACTCAAATAACCGCAGAGCGTGTCACCAGCACCAACCGTGTCCACAGAATCCACAGTAGGTGCCAAGATCATTTCCGATGAAGTGCCATCGCTCACAAATGCGCCCTTAGCGCCAAGAGTGATAACAATCTCTTTGCAACCAAGCATTTTTCGAAGCGAATTCGCCTGCTCTTCAAGAGTAAAGGTCTCGCTGGTGAGTGATGCGGCCTCCACTTGATTCGGGACCAAAACATCAATGAATCCAACATACGCATCCAACGCAGCCACCGGCGCTGGAGTAAGCACTACTCGCACTCCTGCCTCTTTCGCAATGCGTGCTGCTGCGACCGCACCGGATGCGGGAAGTTCCAACTGCAATAACAAGACATCTGACGAGCGAATCAAACCTGCATGCCGATTGACGAAACTCTCATCGGCCAAATCATTAGCGCGCGGAATAATGATGATCGAGTTATCGCCATTAGCACTCACAACTGGAAGTCCGACCCCAGTGCCAATCTCGGCGTCGCGCTCTACGCCAGTGGAGTCAATTCCCTCATTCTTAAGTACCTCAAGAAAGGTGTCACCAAAAGAATCGGCGCCTACGCGACCGAGCATGAAACTCTGCGCCCCCGCGCGGGATGCAGCCACCGCCTGGTTGAACCCTTTGCCACCTACTGCAATTGCAAAATCATTTCCGCGAATCGTCTCTCCTGAGGCAGGGCGGCGCGATGTGTACGCCACCAGGTCCATCATGAAGCTACCGAGCACACAGACGCGTCCGCTCACATTTTCTCCGACGATGTCTCAGGGGACGAAAGTTGCTTGCCCAAAGCCCCCGATGGGTGCCTGCGTGCAAAATCCTCCGGCGTAAAATTCCGCGCCGCCATCAGCGCACTAGCCAGCGCA comes from Candidatus Paceibacterota bacterium and encodes:
- a CDS encoding substrate-binding domain-containing protein, with translation MLRTRKYIVVATAAALLFAGVSSASAAPKKLLGIVSITATDSNNARVIKGATAAAKAAGWTVQVVDAQGNAATANAAIRNFASRKAGMIFDLVFPTSSLGAGLAAARAKNIPVATWGGGLGKGVVMTTGNGAPFAGPATKALLGAMGPEGHILALTYRTGQVCRDRETIFDNMLTGKAGITVTKNEVTIPGYLQDGAKYATAWLAAHPAGSGKLAIWGCWEDPTLGAISALKQQGRTDVLTYGINGSSTAIKAVQDGSLTATVYEEGVKEGAMMFATTLKAIKAGKKWKPITINVPGVLVTASNVGAFVTSHPEALK
- the rbsD gene encoding D-ribose pyranase; this encodes MKKTGILNRDIAALVAAMGHYDRLVVTDAGFPIPKGVPCIDLTMGANMPTVLEVLNMLALELEVEQFYFANEVLPSPDSRSAEIQKIFPRAKSFPVPHLEFKKLALEARGIVRTGDFHAYGNVLLASGVAY
- a CDS encoding N-acyl homoserine lactonase family protein → MSDWSIWMLEYARCMTQPVGCILFGHWNEGVRQFPYSYVYLEGHGHKVLVDVGYDEATYGGDLGARYDVVNWRDADVVLASVGVKPEEIDTVILTHAHYDHVGNLSKFPNAHVYLQRREIEHWQWAMAKGPKFGQLTGALDPADVMYLLELKEKGQLTLVEGVVEDLLPGLDLRPAFDTHSDGSQYVVVSTPKENWVLAGDNLYSYQNAEGINKSGEYIAVGFGGGGAWNNLVTIDEMISITGSTDRLVIVHENETFERHPSWKSASDLSIAELHLAAGTASRRPLDEKENA
- a CDS encoding ribokinase, with the protein product MSGRVCVLGSFMMDLVAYTSRRPASGETIRGNDFAIAVGGKGFNQAVAASRAGAQSFMLGRVGADSFGDTFLEVLKNEGIDSTGVERDAEIGTGVGLPVVSANGDNSIIIIPRANDLADESFVNRHAGLIRSSDVLLLQLELPASGAVAAARIAKEAGVRVVLTPAPVAALDAYVGFIDVLVPNQVEAASLTSETFTLEEQANSLRKMLGCKEIVITLGAKGAFVSDGTSSEMILAPTVDSVDTVGAGDTLCGYLSARLSYGENLFDAARQAVHAASLSVTRRGAALAAPAAAEVESFMRELSLEKVAE